The Brachyhypopomus gauderio isolate BG-103 chromosome 12, BGAUD_0.2, whole genome shotgun sequence genome window below encodes:
- the LOC143527905 gene encoding adenosine receptor A3 — MAEDLANVSEPWGTGMLLGLANSLNQTVGGSVRGRLPQTPLCTMCCCGLLNQTLTVAFMVALAFAIVIGNVVTLTVFMQTRQSRTPQGYLKVSLAIADMIVGVIVVPFSVYTEISLMVTSIPPVWFGDGAKALARGNSDSASWQPCMLIGPVFAGCTFVSISTIFLMTVERSVAILWPLHKDALVTRRRTLLLILASWAGSFLLAMAPLVLSASFTLEYNGCSRMCNYVPQPADLRLPANANVMLLFPAFDFTLLGSTLAVNVLSFTGIRRYTRKRKRLSESGRGAEASAGGSGGLHRPSFSDIKAAKTIGILTFAFTASFSPIAVFVLGNVVGHVWCDFSFFAFWILTGNSCCNVVIYSMRDQRFWKGVTLIFHRDRSPPHSEKS, encoded by the exons ATGGCTGAAGACCTGGCTAATGTCAGCGAGCCCTGGGGGACCGGGATGCTACTGGGCCTCGCAAATTCCCTCAATCAGACTGTGGGCGGGTCGGTGAGAGGGAGGCTTCCTCAGACACCCCTCTGCACCATGTGTTGCTGTGGCCTGCTGAACCAAACGCTGACCGTGGCGTTCATGGTCGCCTTAGCCTTCGCCATTGTCATCGGCAACGTGGTCACGCTCACAGTCTTCATGCAGACACGCCAGTCTCGCACACCTCAGGGCTACCTCAAAG TATCCTTGGCCATAGCTGATATGATTGTTGGAGTCATAGTGGTGCCATTCTCTGTCTACACTGAAATATCGCTGATGGTAACCAGCATTCCTCCAGTGTGGTTTGGGGACGGAGCCAAAGCCCTGGCGAGGGGCAACTCTGACTCCGCCTCTTGGCAGCCGTGCATGCTGATTGGCCCGGTCTTTGCCGGCTGCACCTTCGTGTCCATCAGCACCATCTTCCTGATGACAGTGGAGCGCAGCGTGGCCATCCTGTGGCCGCTGCACAAGGACGCGCTGGTGACGCGTCGGCGGACGCTGTTGCTCATCCTTGCCTCGTGGGCGGGCAGCTTCCTGCTGGCCATGGCACCGCTGGTCCTGAGCGCCAGTTTCACGCTGGAGTACAACGGGTGCAGCCGCATGTGCAACTATGTGCCACAGCCGGCCGACCTCCGGCTGCCGGCCAACGCCAACGTCATGCTGCTCTTCCCCGCCTTTGACTTCACCTTGCTGGGTAGCACGCTAGCCGTCAACGTGCTCTCCTTCACCGGCATCCGCCGCTACACCCGCAAGCGCAAGCGCCTGTCGGAGAGCGGCCGAGGGGCGGAGGCATCCGCCGGCGGGAGCGGAGGCCTCCATCGGCCCTCTTTCTCGGACATCAAGGCGGCCAAGACCATCGGCATCCTCACGTTCGCCTTCACCGCCTCCTTCTCGCCCATCGCTGTGTTCGTGCTGGGAAACGTAGTGGGCCACGTCTGGTGCGATTTCTCCTTTTTCGCCTTCTGGATCCTGACGGGTAACAGTTGTTGCAACGTCGTGATCTACAGCATGCGTGACCAGCGCTTCTGGAAAGGGGTGACGCTGATCTTTCACAGGGACCGCTCGCCCCCGCACTCCGAGAAAAGCTAA
- the dhodh gene encoding dihydroorotate dehydrogenase (quinone), mitochondrial — protein sequence MARQLKARLKEAVKILGCGGALFLGYLTASGDERFYAAALMPALRRLVDPETAHVMSVRLLALGLVPRNRYEDPASLEVSVLGQRFRNPVGMAAGFDKNAEAVDGLYRLGFGFVEVGTVTPQPQEGNPKPRVFRLEADQAVINRYGFNSCGILAVHEKLKSREDVQSELTRAGKPLGINLGKNKLSADAVADYLAGVRALGPLADYLVVNVSSPNTPGLRNLQGKEELRHLVAKVLKERDSLPGTRRPVMVKIAPDLSEQDKQDIAEVITELGVDGLIVSNTTVSRPDSLQGPNRTEAGGLSGQPLKDLSTRTVQEMYALTNGKVPIVGVGGVASGQDALEKIRAGASLVQVYTALVFHGPPLINKIKRELHELLMAQGFNNVSEAVGADHRACEDAPSSSTPQGDNARPSCEAETRPVS from the exons GCGCGACTGAAGGAGGCGGTGAAGATCCTGGGGTGCGGTGGCGCACTGTTCCTGGGCTACCTGACCGCCAGCGGCGACGAGCGCTTCTATGCGGCCGCCCTGATGCCCGCCCTGCGGAGGCTGGTGGACCCGGAAACCGCCCACGTGATGAGCGTCCGCCTCCTGGCCCTCGGGCTCGTGCCCCGAAACCGCTACGAGGATCCTGCCTCGCTG GAGGTGAGCGTGCTGGGTCAGCGCTTCAGGAATCCCGTGGGCATGGCGGCTGGCTTCGACAAGAATGCAGAGGCGGTCGACGGCCTTTACCGGCTGGGATTTGGCTTCGTGGAGGTGGGCACAGTCACCCCTCAGCCCCAGGAGGGCAACCCCAAGCCCCGGGTGTTTAGGCTGGAGGCCGACCAGGCAGTCATTAACAG atatGGGTTCAACAGCTGTGGTATTTTAGCAGTTCATGAAAAATTAAAATCCAGAGAAGATGTTCAGTCAGAACTCACGAGAG CAGGCAAGCCACTCGGTATTAACCTCGGCAAGAACAAGCTGTCTGCTGATGCCGTGGCCGATTATCTGGCTGGAGTCCGGGCTCTCGGACCCCTGGCTGACTACCTGGTTGTGAATGTCAGCAGCCCCAACACCCCAGGCCTCAGAAACCTACAGGGCAAGGAAGAACTgcgccatctagtggccaag GTATTAAAAGAGCGAGACTCTCTGCCAGGGACAAGACGACCTGTAATGGTGAAGATCGCCCCTGACCTTTCTGAACAGGACAAGCAGGACATTGCTGAAGTCATCACAGAG CTTGGTGTAGACGGTTTAATAGTCTCCAACACCACGGTGTCCAGACCAGACAGCCTGCAGGGCCCCAATAGGACTGAAGCTGGGGGGTTGAGCGGACAGCCCCTCAAGGACCTGTCTACACGCACAGTGCAGGAGATGTACGCCCTGACTAATG GGAAGGTGCCCATAGTCGGAGTGGGTGGAGTTGCCAGTGGACAAGACGCCCTGGAGAAGATCCGTGCTGGTGCCTCCCTGGTCCAGGTCTACACCGCGCTGGTGTTCCACGGTCCCCCCCTCATCAACAAAATCAAGAGGGAGCTGCACGAGCTCTTAAT GGCACAAGGGTTCAATAATGTGTCGGAAGCTGTGGGTGCCGATCACAGGGCTTGTGAAGATGCACCTTCGTCGTCCACTCCTCAGGGGGACAACGCTCGCCCGAGTTGTGAGGCTGAGACACGGCCAGTGAGCTAG